One window of Salmo salar chromosome ssa11, Ssal_v3.1, whole genome shotgun sequence genomic DNA carries:
- the LOC106562427 gene encoding uncharacterized protein isoform X3, translating into MDFRWCLRVVVIWLLSSQLKAAPHSGIRYLSVTKGGSVAIPITDGQCPESDFGLNTERKGPVVTYENNVPTEGLNYLGRIRLNNSNGCAVVISDVTKEDTETVYYPDGVLPGQPRIALKMTSSTESSTTIAAPQQSSTTPGGSIESSTTTAAPQPSTADTGLHVGHLAVLVVVVVVVVVVVGGVVVVCIRKCKNKKLNEEPPLAELQVLNQNKSMDTAEQ; encoded by the exons ATGGATTTTCGCTG GTGTCTGCGTGTTGTTGTAATCTGGTTATTGTCCAGCCAGCTGAAAGCAG CGCCACACTCGGGTATACGTTATCTTAGTGTAACCAAAGGGGGGTCCGTAGCTATACCAATAACTGATGGCCAGTGTCCTGAGTCGGACTTCGGAttaaacacagagagaaaagGCCCAGTGGTCACGTATGAGAACAACGTGCCCACTGAGGGGCTAAATTATCTGGGCAGGATCAGGCTGAACAACTCCAACGGCTGTGCTGTTGTAATTAGCGATGTAACCAAAGAAGATACAGAGACAGTTTATTATCCAGACGGTGTTCTTCCAGGTCAACCGAGAATTGCACTTAAAATGACAA GTAGCACTGAGAGTTCAACCACCATAGCAGCCCCGCAACAATCTTCAACCACACCAGGAG GGAGTATTGAGAGTTCAACCACCACAGCAGCCCCCCAACCATCTACAGCCGATACAG GTCTACATGTGGGCCATCTTGCtgtgctggtagtagtagtggtggtggtggtagtagtagtaggggggGTGGTAGTAGTATGCATCaggaaatgtaaaaacaaaaagttGAATGAAGAACCTCCCTTGGCCGAGCTCCAAGTTCTTAATCAA
- the LOC106562427 gene encoding uncharacterized protein isoform X1 — MGALICEPGHKTNAVFNSAYHLTTTDSFPPQNFFVHNIRQFRNGKEVWWCLRVVVIWLLSSQLKAAPHSGIRYLSVTKGGSVAIPITDGQCPESDFGLNTERKGPVVTYENNVPTEGLNYLGRIRLNNSNGCAVVISDVTKEDTETVYYPDGVLPGQPRIALKMTSSTESSTTIAAPQQSSTTPGGSIESSTTTAAPQPSTADTGLHVGHLAVLVVVVVVVVVVVGGVVVVCIRKCKNKKLNEEPPLAELQVLNQNKSMDTAEQ; from the exons ATGGGTGCGCTGATTTGTGAACCGGGGCACAAAACGAATGCTGTCTTTAACTCCGCCTACCACTTGACAACTACTGACAGTTTCCCGCCCCAAAACTTTTTTGTGCACAACATACGCCAGTTCAGAAACGGTAAAGAAGTGTGGTG GTGTCTGCGTGTTGTTGTAATCTGGTTATTGTCCAGCCAGCTGAAAGCAG CGCCACACTCGGGTATACGTTATCTTAGTGTAACCAAAGGGGGGTCCGTAGCTATACCAATAACTGATGGCCAGTGTCCTGAGTCGGACTTCGGAttaaacacagagagaaaagGCCCAGTGGTCACGTATGAGAACAACGTGCCCACTGAGGGGCTAAATTATCTGGGCAGGATCAGGCTGAACAACTCCAACGGCTGTGCTGTTGTAATTAGCGATGTAACCAAAGAAGATACAGAGACAGTTTATTATCCAGACGGTGTTCTTCCAGGTCAACCGAGAATTGCACTTAAAATGACAA GTAGCACTGAGAGTTCAACCACCATAGCAGCCCCGCAACAATCTTCAACCACACCAGGAG GGAGTATTGAGAGTTCAACCACCACAGCAGCCCCCCAACCATCTACAGCCGATACAG GTCTACATGTGGGCCATCTTGCtgtgctggtagtagtagtggtggtggtggtagtagtagtaggggggGTGGTAGTAGTATGCATCaggaaatgtaaaaacaaaaagttGAATGAAGAACCTCCCTTGGCCGAGCTCCAAGTTCTTAATCAA